In one window of Thiobacillus sp. DNA:
- the tuf gene encoding elongation factor Tu yields MAKEKFERTKPHVNVGTIGHVDHGKTTLTAAITTILSKKFGGAAKNYADIDSAPEEKARGITINTAHVEYETATRHYAHVDCPGHADYVKNMITGAAQMDGAILVVSAADGPMPQTREHILLARQVGVPYIIVYMNKADMVDDAELLELVEMEVRELLSKYDFPGDDTPIVIGSALKALEGDQSDIGEASIFKLADALDSYIPMPERAIDKPFLMPVEDVFSISGRGTVVTGRVERGIIKVGEEIEIVGIRPTQKTTCTGVEMFRKLLDQGQAGDNIGALLRGTKREDVERGQVLAKPGSITPHTKFSAEIYVLSKDEGGRHTPFFNGYRPQFYFRTTDVTGAIELPAGTEMVMPGDNISITAALIAPIAMEEGLRFAIREGGRTVGAGVVAKIIE; encoded by the coding sequence ATGGCCAAGGAAAAATTCGAGCGTACGAAGCCGCACGTGAACGTTGGGACGATTGGACACGTTGACCACGGCAAGACGACGCTGACAGCAGCGATCACGACGATTCTGTCGAAGAAGTTTGGTGGGGCGGCGAAGAACTACGCGGACATTGACTCGGCGCCGGAAGAGAAGGCCCGGGGCATCACCATCAACACGGCGCACGTGGAATACGAGACGGCGACCCGTCACTACGCCCACGTGGACTGTCCCGGCCACGCCGACTACGTGAAGAACATGATCACGGGTGCCGCCCAGATGGACGGCGCCATTCTGGTGGTGTCCGCGGCTGACGGCCCCATGCCCCAGACCCGGGAACACATCCTGCTGGCCCGTCAGGTGGGCGTGCCCTACATCATCGTGTACATGAACAAGGCCGACATGGTGGACGACGCCGAGCTCCTGGAGCTGGTGGAAATGGAAGTGCGCGAGCTGCTCAGCAAATACGACTTCCCTGGTGACGACACCCCCATCGTCATCGGCTCCGCCCTCAAGGCCCTGGAAGGCGACCAGTCCGACATTGGCGAGGCCAGCATCTTCAAGCTGGCCGACGCCCTGGACAGCTACATCCCCATGCCCGAGCGCGCCATCGACAAGCCCTTCCTGATGCCTGTGGAAGACGTGTTCTCCATCTCCGGCCGCGGCACCGTGGTGACCGGTCGTGTCGAGCGTGGCATCATCAAGGTCGGTGAGGAAATCGAGATCGTCGGAATCCGCCCCACCCAGAAGACCACCTGCACCGGCGTGGAAATGTTCCGCAAGCTGCTGGACCAGGGCCAGGCTGGCGACAACATCGGCGCCCTGCTGCGTGGCACCAAGCGTGAAGACGTCGAGCGCGGCCAGGTGCTGGCCAAACCTGGCTCCATCACCCCCCACACCAAGTTCAGCGCCGAGATCTACGTGCTCTCCAAGGACGAAGGCGGCCGCCACACCCCCTTCTTCAACGGCTACCGTCCCCAGTTCTACTTCCGGACCACGGACGTGACCGGCGCGATCGAACTGCCTGCCGGTACCGAGATGGTGATGCCTGGCGACAACATCAGCATCACTGCCGCGCTGATCGCCCCCATCGCCATGGAAGAAGGTCTGCGCTTCGCCATCCGTGAAGGCGGTCGCACCGTCGGCGCCGGCGTCGTGGCGAAGATCATCGAGTAA
- the secE gene encoding preprotein translocase subunit SecE, whose product MVDNIKLLAAALLVAAGIAGFYLLSEMPTVVRVVSVLAGLATAAGVAWFTAPGRQFFAFSQESVTEARKVVWPTRKETMQMTGVVAVFVIVMALFLWMVDGSLLWLVKLIMGRGE is encoded by the coding sequence ATGGTAGATAACATCAAATTGCTGGCGGCGGCCCTGTTGGTCGCGGCGGGCATCGCGGGCTTCTATCTGTTGTCCGAAATGCCCACCGTGGTTCGGGTTGTGTCCGTCCTGGCGGGTCTGGCGACGGCGGCAGGCGTTGCCTGGTTCACCGCCCCGGGACGCCAGTTCTTCGCCTTCAGCCAGGAATCCGTCACCGAGGCGCGCAAGGTGGTTTGGCCCACCCGCAAGGAAACCATGCAGATGACCGGCGTCGTGGCTGTCTTCGTCATCGTCATGGCGCTATTCCTGTGGATGGTGGACGGCAGTCTGCTGTGGCTGGTGAAGCTGATCATGGGTAGGGGTGAGTGA
- the rplA gene encoding 50S ribosomal protein L1 has protein sequence MAKISKRLKDLRAKVERTKNYAIDEALALVKGAATAKFDESIDASINLGVDPRKSDQVVRGSVVLPRGIGKTVRVAVFAQGANAEAAKAAGADIVGFDDLAADVKAGKMDFDVVIATPDAMRVVGQLGQILGPRGLMPNPKVGTVTPNVTEAVKNAKAGQVQYRTDKAGIIHATIGRASFEPEALRENLAALIEALNKAKPASSKGVYMKKVSISSTMGIGVRVDQASLVAQQ, from the coding sequence ATGGCCAAGATTTCCAAACGCCTCAAGGACCTGCGTGCCAAAGTCGAGCGCACCAAGAACTACGCCATCGACGAAGCTCTGGCCCTGGTGAAGGGTGCGGCTACCGCCAAGTTCGACGAATCCATCGACGCCTCCATCAACTTGGGCGTGGATCCCCGTAAATCCGACCAGGTGGTGCGCGGTTCCGTGGTGCTGCCCCGGGGTATCGGCAAGACCGTGCGCGTGGCCGTATTCGCCCAGGGTGCCAATGCCGAGGCCGCCAAGGCTGCCGGTGCAGACATTGTCGGTTTCGACGATCTGGCCGCCGACGTGAAGGCAGGCAAGATGGACTTCGATGTGGTCATCGCCACCCCCGACGCCATGCGTGTGGTGGGTCAGCTGGGCCAGATCCTGGGTCCCCGTGGCCTGATGCCCAACCCCAAGGTGGGCACCGTGACCCCCAACGTCACCGAGGCGGTGAAGAACGCAAAGGCCGGCCAGGTCCAGTACCGTACCGACAAGGCGGGCATCATCCACGCCACCATCGGTCGCGCTTCCTTCGAGCCCGAGGCCCTGAGGGAAAACCTGGCTGCCCTGATCGAGGCCCTGAACAAGGCCAAGCCCGCCAGTTCCAAGGGCGTGTACATGAAGAAAGTGTCCATCTCCAGCACCATGGGGATCGGTGTGCGCGTGGACCAGGCCAGCCTGGTGGCCCAGCAGTAA
- the nusG gene encoding transcription termination/antitermination protein NusG has product MTMQWYVVHAYSGFEKSVMRALNERIERAGMQESFGQILVPVEEVVEMKGGQKKTTERKFFPGYVLVQMDMNDDSWHLVKSTPKVTGFVGGTANKPAPISEREVQAILQQMQEGVEKPKPKVTFEAGELVRVIDGPFNEFNGTVEEVNYEKSKLRVSVTIFGRATPVELDFSQVEKA; this is encoded by the coding sequence ATGACGATGCAGTGGTATGTGGTGCACGCCTATTCCGGCTTTGAGAAAAGTGTGATGCGTGCTCTGAATGAGCGCATCGAGCGGGCTGGCATGCAGGAAAGCTTCGGCCAGATCCTGGTGCCCGTGGAGGAAGTGGTGGAAATGAAGGGCGGTCAGAAAAAGACCACCGAACGCAAATTCTTTCCTGGCTACGTGCTGGTGCAGATGGACATGAACGACGATTCCTGGCACCTGGTGAAGAGCACGCCCAAGGTGACCGGCTTCGTGGGAGGCACCGCCAACAAGCCTGCCCCCATCAGCGAGCGGGAAGTCCAGGCCATCCTGCAACAGATGCAGGAAGGCGTGGAGAAGCCCAAGCCCAAGGTGACCTTTGAAGCGGGTGAGCTGGTGCGCGTCATCGACGGCCCGTTCAACGAGTTCAATGGCACCGTGGAAGAAGTGAACTACGAAAAGAGCAAGCTGCGCGTCTCCGTGACCATCTTCGGTCGCGCCACGCCGGTGGAGCTGGATTTCTCCCAGGTCGAGAAGGCCTGA
- the rplL gene encoding 50S ribosomal protein L7/L12, producing the protein MAISKEDILEAVGAMTVMELNDLVKAFEEKFGVSAASFAVAGGGGGAAAAPAAEEKTEFDVVLTAAGANKVGVIKVVRAITGLGLKEAKDLVDGAPKPVKEGCPKAEADDILKQLTEAGATAEIK; encoded by the coding sequence ATGGCAATTAGCAAAGAAGACATCCTGGAAGCCGTCGGTGCCATGACGGTAATGGAACTGAATGACCTGGTTAAGGCGTTCGAAGAGAAGTTCGGCGTTTCCGCCGCTTCCTTCGCGGTTGCTGGCGGCGGCGGCGGTGCTGCCGCCGCGCCTGCCGCCGAGGAGAAAACCGAGTTCGACGTGGTCCTGACCGCCGCCGGCGCCAACAAGGTGGGCGTCATCAAGGTGGTGCGCGCCATCACCGGCCTGGGCCTGAAGGAAGCCAAGGACCTGGTGGACGGTGCTCCCAAGCCTGTCAAGGAAGGATGCCCCAAGGCCGAGGCCGACGACATCCTGAAGCAACTGACCGAAGCGGGCGCTACCGCCGAGATCAAGTAA
- the pth gene encoding aminoacyl-tRNA hydrolase: MQAGSHPAIRLVVGLGNPGNEYAETRHNAGFWFCERLALELGASFSSESRFHGRVANARGAGVWLLMPQTFMNRSGQSVGTLARFHRITPAEILVVHDELDIPPGQLRLKFGGGLGGHNGLKDITAHLGTQDYWRLRIGIGHPGDRNEVVNYVLKPPRREERAEIDSSLDRALALWPIMQRGDWNAAMQRANAKPLALAQEKSREKPAQPATKPPGA, translated from the coding sequence ATGCAGGCGGGCAGTCATCCGGCCATCCGTCTGGTCGTCGGCCTTGGGAATCCCGGCAACGAGTACGCTGAGACCCGGCATAACGCCGGGTTTTGGTTTTGTGAGCGGCTGGCGCTTGAACTGGGTGCCAGCTTTTCCAGCGAGAGCCGTTTCCATGGTCGCGTGGCGAACGCCCGCGGCGCCGGAGTCTGGCTGCTGATGCCCCAGACCTTCATGAACCGTTCCGGACAATCCGTTGGGACCTTGGCCCGATTCCACCGCATCACGCCCGCCGAGATCCTGGTGGTGCACGATGAACTGGACATCCCGCCCGGCCAGTTGCGGCTGAAGTTCGGCGGTGGCCTGGGTGGCCACAATGGCCTCAAGGACATCACCGCCCACCTGGGTACCCAGGATTACTGGCGTCTGCGCATCGGCATCGGCCACCCCGGCGACCGCAACGAGGTGGTGAACTATGTGCTCAAGCCACCCCGCCGGGAAGAACGGGCGGAGATCGACTCCAGCCTGGACCGGGCCCTGGCGCTGTGGCCCATCATGCAGCGGGGCGACTGGAACGCCGCCATGCAGCGGGCCAACGCTAAGCCATTGGCCTTGGCCCAGGAAAAATCCCGGGAAAAACCCGCCCAACCCGCAACCAAGCCCCCCGGGGCCTAG
- the rplJ gene encoding 50S ribosomal protein L10, translating into MSLNLDDKKAVVAEVAAQVANAETIVVAEYRGVAVSDLTVLRKKARESGVYLRVLKNTLVRRAVADTPFSGLAEHMVGPLIYSISADPVAAAKVLNDFAKTNDKLILKAGSYAGKVMNEAGVKELASIPSREELLAKLLGVMQAPVSSFAGALAALAKQREEAGAAA; encoded by the coding sequence TTGAGTCTGAATCTGGATGACAAGAAAGCCGTCGTGGCCGAGGTGGCGGCGCAAGTAGCCAACGCCGAGACCATCGTCGTGGCCGAGTACCGCGGTGTCGCGGTGAGCGATCTCACCGTGCTGCGCAAGAAGGCCCGCGAGTCCGGTGTTTACCTGCGCGTGCTGAAGAACACCCTGGTGCGTCGCGCCGTGGCGGATACCCCGTTCTCCGGCCTGGCTGAGCATATGGTTGGCCCGCTGATTTACAGCATCTCGGCTGATCCTGTGGCTGCTGCAAAGGTCCTGAACGATTTCGCCAAGACCAACGACAAGCTGATCCTGAAGGCTGGCTCCTATGCCGGCAAGGTGATGAACGAAGCCGGTGTGAAAGAGCTGGCCTCCATCCCGAGCCGCGAGGAACTTCTCGCCAAACTGCTGGGCGTCATGCAGGCCCCGGTCTCCAGCTTTGCTGGCGCCCTGGCCGCACTGGCCAAGCAGCGCGAGGAAGCAGGCGCCGCCGCTTGA
- a CDS encoding 50S ribosomal protein L25/general stress protein Ctc, with amino-acid sequence MQIEINARKRDGQGTGASRRLRHAGRVPGIVYGGNKDAQSVDLDHKELYFSLKNEAFHSSVLSLNLDGAKETVLLRDFQMHPYKQLVMHVDFQRVDATHKIHVKVPLHYLNADIAPGVKLGGGVVNHLMTEVEVVCLPGSLPEFIEVDLANLEAGHTVHLSELKLPAGVELAALVRGEDQGVANILGVRSAAAEGEAGAEGEAPAA; translated from the coding sequence ATGCAAATCGAAATCAACGCCAGGAAGCGTGATGGCCAGGGCACCGGAGCGAGCCGCCGCCTGCGTCACGCCGGCCGGGTCCCCGGCATCGTCTACGGTGGCAACAAGGATGCCCAGTCCGTGGACCTGGACCACAAGGAACTGTACTTCAGCCTGAAGAACGAGGCTTTCCATTCCTCCGTGCTCAGCCTGAACCTGGATGGGGCCAAGGAGACCGTGCTGCTGCGGGACTTTCAGATGCACCCCTACAAGCAGCTGGTGATGCATGTGGATTTCCAGCGCGTGGATGCCACCCACAAGATCCACGTCAAGGTGCCTCTGCACTACCTCAACGCCGACATCGCCCCCGGCGTGAAGCTGGGTGGTGGCGTCGTGAACCACCTGATGACCGAGGTGGAAGTGGTTTGCCTGCCCGGCAGCCTGCCCGAGTTCATCGAAGTGGACCTGGCCAACCTGGAAGCCGGCCACACCGTGCACCTGTCCGAGCTCAAGCTGCCTGCCGGTGTGGAACTCGCCGCCCTGGTGCGGGGCGAGGACCAGGGAGTGGCCAATATCCTGGGCGTGCGCAGCGCCGCCGCCGAGGGCGAAGCTGGCGCCGAGGGCGAAGCCCCGGCCGCCTGA
- the rplK gene encoding 50S ribosomal protein L11, which yields MAKKIIGYIKLQVPAGKANPSPPIGPALGQRGLNIMEFCKAFNAQTQSLEPGLPIPVVITAFADKSFTFIMKTPPATILIKKATGVQKGSSKPHTDKVGTINRAQLEEIAKTKMPDLTAADMDAAVRTIAGTARSMGINVEGV from the coding sequence ATGGCCAAGAAAATCATTGGCTACATCAAGCTGCAAGTGCCGGCCGGCAAGGCCAACCCGTCGCCGCCCATCGGCCCCGCCCTGGGTCAGCGCGGTCTGAACATCATGGAGTTCTGCAAGGCCTTCAATGCCCAGACCCAGAGTCTGGAGCCGGGCCTGCCGATCCCCGTGGTCATCACGGCCTTCGCGGACAAGAGCTTCACCTTCATCATGAAGACCCCGCCGGCCACCATTCTGATCAAGAAGGCCACCGGGGTGCAGAAGGGTTCTTCCAAGCCCCATACCGACAAGGTGGGCACCATCAACCGCGCCCAGCTGGAAGAAATCGCCAAGACCAAGATGCCCGACCTGACCGCTGCCGACATGGACGCGGCCGTGCGCACCATCGCCGGCACCGCTCGCAGCATGGGCATCAACGTGGAGGGTGTGTGA
- the lolB gene encoding outer membrane lipoprotein LolB — protein sequence MKRGWRGGLGAARRFIPYLVWGFLLGGCAQLPGFKTAAPANKLNLSKPPEAFRLEGRVSVKSGEENFSGGMLWRHDRREESLLLRTPLGQGVAELQGTPEGVSLKDAEGRQYVADDAETLVRQVVGMTLPIKGLTWWVVGHPRPGARYVAEADQQGRLAVLRQDDWRIEFSRYGTHAAPRRAQVALPGKLVARRGGELEIRLVVDQWELP from the coding sequence TTGAAGCGAGGCTGGCGGGGCGGCCTGGGGGCCGCCCGGCGCTTCATTCCTTATCTGGTGTGGGGCTTCCTGTTGGGGGGCTGCGCCCAACTGCCGGGTTTCAAGACGGCCGCCCCGGCCAACAAGCTGAACCTGTCCAAGCCGCCTGAGGCGTTCCGCCTGGAGGGACGGGTGTCCGTAAAGAGCGGCGAGGAGAACTTCTCCGGCGGCATGTTGTGGCGCCATGACCGGCGCGAGGAAAGCCTCTTGCTGCGCACGCCCCTGGGCCAGGGCGTGGCGGAACTGCAAGGCACGCCCGAGGGAGTGTCCCTGAAGGATGCAGAGGGACGCCAATACGTGGCCGACGACGCCGAAACCCTGGTGCGTCAGGTGGTGGGCATGACCCTGCCCATCAAGGGCTTGACCTGGTGGGTGGTGGGGCACCCCCGGCCCGGCGCCCGCTATGTCGCGGAGGCCGACCAGCAAGGCCGTCTGGCCGTCTTGCGACAGGATGACTGGCGCATCGAGTTCAGCCGCTATGGCACCCATGCCGCCCCCCGTCGTGCCCAGGTGGCGTTGCCGGGCAAACTGGTGGCCAGGCGGGGGGGCGAACTGGAGATACGCCTGGTGGTGGACCAGTGGGAACTGCCATGA
- the ychF gene encoding redox-regulated ATPase YchF gives MSLKCGIVGLPNVGKSTLFNALTKAGIAAENYPFCTIEPNVGIVEVPDPRLKLLSEIVKPQRVVPAIVEFVDIAGLVAGASKGEGLGNQFLANIRETDAIVNVVRCFEDENVVHVAGRVDPISDIEVIGTELALADLATVEKAHARDVKKARAGDKEGQKLVALYDRLLPHLNEAKPVRSLGLSDEDKVLLAPLCLMTVKPAMYVANVAEDGFENNPHLDRLHALADAEGAPVVALCAAIEAEIATLEDADKTDFLEAMGLHEPGLNRLIRAAYDLLGLQTYFTAGVKEVRAWTIHKGDSAPQAAGVIHTDFERGFIRAQTIAFEDFVAFKGEQGAKEAGKMRSEGKEYVVRDGDIMNFLFNV, from the coding sequence ATGAGTCTGAAATGTGGCATCGTCGGCCTGCCCAACGTGGGCAAATCCACCCTCTTCAACGCCCTCACCAAGGCGGGCATCGCCGCCGAGAACTATCCCTTCTGCACCATCGAGCCCAACGTGGGCATCGTCGAGGTGCCGGACCCCCGGCTCAAGCTGCTTTCGGAGATCGTCAAGCCCCAGCGGGTGGTGCCGGCCATCGTCGAGTTCGTGGACATCGCCGGCCTGGTGGCGGGGGCCTCCAAGGGAGAGGGTCTGGGCAACCAGTTCCTGGCCAACATCCGCGAGACGGATGCCATCGTCAACGTGGTGCGCTGCTTCGAGGACGAAAACGTGGTGCACGTGGCAGGCCGGGTGGACCCCATCTCGGATATCGAAGTCATCGGCACGGAACTGGCCCTGGCGGACCTGGCCACGGTGGAGAAGGCCCATGCCCGGGATGTGAAGAAGGCCCGGGCCGGCGACAAGGAGGGCCAGAAACTCGTCGCCCTGTACGACAGGCTGCTGCCCCATCTGAACGAGGCCAAGCCGGTGCGCAGCCTGGGGCTGTCCGACGAAGATAAAGTGTTGCTGGCGCCCCTCTGTCTGATGACCGTGAAACCGGCCATGTACGTGGCCAACGTTGCGGAAGACGGCTTCGAGAACAATCCCCACCTGGATCGCCTCCATGCCCTGGCCGATGCCGAGGGTGCGCCCGTGGTGGCTCTGTGTGCCGCCATCGAGGCGGAGATTGCCACATTGGAGGATGCCGACAAGACGGATTTCCTGGAGGCCATGGGGCTCCATGAGCCGGGCCTCAATCGCTTGATCCGCGCCGCCTACGATCTGCTGGGTCTGCAGACCTATTTCACCGCCGGGGTGAAGGAGGTGCGGGCCTGGACCATCCACAAGGGCGACTCCGCCCCCCAGGCCGCCGGCGTGATCCACACGGACTTCGAACGGGGTTTCATTCGCGCGCAAACCATTGCTTTTGAAGACTTTGTCGCCTTCAAGGGGGAACAGGGCGCCAAGGAGGCCGGCAAGATGCGCTCCGAAGGCAAGGAATACGTGGTCCGGGACGGCGACATCATGAATTTCTTGTTCAATGTGTAA
- a CDS encoding ribose-phosphate pyrophosphokinase — protein MAYDSLMVFTGNAHPKLAEDVARHLNIHLGRATVGRFSDGEVNVEILENVRGKDVFVLQSTCQPTNESLMEIMLMVDALRRSSAGRITAAIPYFGYARQDRRVRSARVPITARVVADMLTVAGVNRVLTMDLHSDQIQGFFDIPVDNIYSTPILMGDIWKQNYEDLMVVSPDVGGVVRARAVAKRLECDLAIIDKRRPKPNVAKVMHIIGDVADRTCLIMDDMVDTANTLCEAASALKEHGAKRVLAYCTHAVLSGSAVERVHNSALDELVVTDTIPLRDDAKSSQRIRQLSVANLMAETIRRISDEDSVSSLFIE, from the coding sequence ATGGCATATGACAGCTTGATGGTGTTCACCGGCAATGCGCATCCCAAGCTTGCCGAGGATGTGGCGCGCCACCTCAATATCCATTTGGGGCGGGCCACCGTGGGCCGTTTCTCCGACGGCGAGGTGAACGTCGAGATCCTGGAGAACGTGCGCGGCAAGGACGTGTTCGTGCTCCAGTCCACCTGCCAGCCCACCAACGAGAGCCTGATGGAAATCATGCTCATGGTGGATGCCCTGCGCCGCTCCTCAGCCGGTCGCATCACCGCGGCCATTCCCTATTTCGGCTACGCCCGCCAGGACCGCCGGGTTCGTTCCGCCCGGGTGCCCATCACGGCGCGGGTGGTGGCCGACATGCTGACCGTGGCCGGCGTCAACCGGGTGCTGACCATGGACCTGCACTCGGACCAGATCCAGGGCTTCTTCGACATCCCCGTGGACAACATCTATTCCACGCCCATCCTCATGGGGGATATCTGGAAGCAGAACTACGAGGACCTGATGGTGGTGTCCCCGGACGTGGGGGGCGTGGTACGGGCCCGGGCCGTGGCCAAGCGCCTGGAATGCGACCTTGCCATCATCGACAAGCGTCGTCCAAAACCCAACGTGGCCAAGGTCATGCATATCATCGGCGATGTGGCGGACCGGACCTGCCTGATCATGGATGACATGGTGGATACCGCCAACACCCTGTGCGAGGCGGCCAGTGCCCTCAAGGAGCATGGCGCCAAGCGGGTGTTGGCCTATTGCACCCACGCGGTGCTGTCCGGCTCCGCCGTGGAGCGTGTCCACAATTCCGCCCTGGACGAGTTGGTGGTTACCGACACCATCCCCTTGCGGGATGACGCCAAGTCCAGTCAGCGCATTCGTCAGCTGTCCGTGGCAAACCTGATGGCGGAGACCATCCGGCGCATCAGTGACGAGGATTCCGTGAGTTCGCTGTTCATCGAATAG
- the ispE gene encoding 4-(cytidine 5'-diphospho)-2-C-methyl-D-erythritol kinase, with translation MKAEMGEGWYPAPAKLNLFLHVVGRRADGYHLLQTVFRFLDVGDRLEISSRTDGRIVLHAPLAGLPPEQDLCWRAAQALRQQAGCRLGADIRLDKRLPMGGGLGGGSSDAATVLLVLNRLWGLGLSRTALQHLGLGLGADVPVFIFGQSAFAEGVGEVLTPWAPDPASYVVLAPEVHVSTPAIFAHPALTRNTPSVTISALSEGMRNHDLRNDLEPVACALYPEVAESLAWLKTRGDARMTGSGACVFAAFPDRPTAEKVFADRPGHLKGFVADGVDRHPLHEWAE, from the coding sequence ATGAAGGCGGAAATGGGCGAGGGCTGGTATCCCGCCCCGGCCAAGCTGAACCTGTTCCTGCACGTGGTAGGGCGGCGGGCGGATGGCTACCATCTGCTGCAGACGGTGTTTCGATTTCTGGACGTGGGCGACCGCCTGGAGATTTCCTCCCGCACGGATGGCAGGATCGTATTGCATGCGCCCTTGGCGGGCCTGCCCCCGGAACAGGACCTTTGCTGGCGGGCGGCCCAGGCGCTGCGCCAGCAGGCCGGATGTCGCCTGGGGGCGGATATCCGCCTGGACAAGCGCCTGCCCATGGGAGGCGGCCTGGGTGGCGGCAGTTCCGACGCCGCCACCGTCCTGCTGGTGCTGAACCGCCTTTGGGGACTGGGTCTTTCCCGGACGGCATTGCAGCACCTGGGCCTGGGTCTGGGAGCGGACGTGCCCGTGTTCATCTTTGGCCAGAGCGCCTTCGCGGAGGGGGTGGGGGAGGTGCTAACGCCCTGGGCGCCGGACCCCGCCAGCTATGTGGTGCTGGCGCCGGAGGTGCATGTCTCCACGCCTGCCATCTTTGCCCATCCGGCATTGACACGAAATACGCCCTCCGTCACAATCTCGGCCCTCTCGGAAGGCATGCGGAACCACGATCTGCGTAATGATCTTGAGCCCGTTGCCTGTGCGCTCTACCCCGAGGTGGCCGAGTCGCTGGCTTGGCTGAAGACTAGGGGTGATGCGCGCATGACCGGGTCGGGCGCCTGTGTGTTTGCAGCGTTTCCCGATCGGCCGACGGCTGAAAAGGTGTTCGCCGATCGTCCTGGGCATCTGAAGGGTTTTGTGGCTGACGGCGTCGATCGTCACCCGCTCCATGAGTGGGCCGAATGA